Part of the Pseudomonas sp. P8_241 genome is shown below.
CTAAGGCAGCCTCTGCTTCTCCCGGGACCCCGCTATCGCCAGCAAGCCGGCTCCTACAGGTGGCGTCGTGCACAACAGTCACGGCGCCCCGCACTTCTATAGGAGCCGGCTTGCTGGCGATCGAGTGCGCAGCACTCGCCAAGACCTGACCAACTTCAAAGAGGGTGCATTCAATGTCCCAAGAATTCGATTACATCATCATCGGTGCCGGCTCGGCCGGTAACACTCTGGCGACCCGTCTGACTGAAGACGCAGGCGTCACCGTCCTGCTGCTCGAAGCCGGCGGCCCGGACTACCGTTTCGACTTCCGCACGCAAATGCCGGCCGCACTGGCGTTCCCGCTGCAGGGCCGTCGCTACAACTGGGCCTACGAAACCGATGCCGAGCCACACATGGACGGTCGCCGGATGGAATGCGGTCGCGGCAAGGGCCTGGGTGGTTCTTCGCTGATCAACGGCATGTGCTACATCCGCGGCAACGCCATGGACTACGATGGCTGGGCCAAACTGCCAGGTCTGGAAGACTGGACCTACCTCGATTGCCTGCCGTATTTCCGCAAGGCCGAAACCCGTGACATCGGCCCGAACGACTACCACGGTGGCGACGGCCCGGTCAGCGTGACCACGCCGAAGGCAGGCAACAACCCGCTGTTCCACGCCATGGTTGAAGCCGGTGTGCAGGCCGGTTACCCGCGCACCGAAGACCTCAACGGTTACCAGCAAGAAGGCTTCGGCCCGATGGACCGCACCGTGACGCCGAAAGGTCGTCGTGCCTCCACCGCACGCGGTTACCTGGACGTCGCCAAAAAGCGTTCGACCCTGACCATCGTTACCCACGCCCTGACCGACAAGATCCTGTTCGACGGCAAGCGTGCGGTCGGCGTGCGTTACCTGGTCGGCGACGCTGAGGAGCGCGTTGAAGTCAAAGCGCGCAAGGAAGTACTGCTGTGCTCCGGCGCCATCGCTTCGCCGCAGATCCTGCAACGCTCCGGCGTCGGCCCGGCCGAACTGCTGAACAAGCTCGACATTCCGGTGGTTCACGACCTGCCGGGTGTCGGTGAAAACCTGCAGGATCACCTTGAGCTGTACCTGCAATACGCGTGCACCCAACCGGTCTCGCTGTACCCGTCGCTGCTCTGGTACAACCAGCCGGCCATCGGCGCCGAGTGGCTGTTCAACGGCACCGGCATCGGCGCCAGCAACCAGTTCGAAGCCGGCGGTTTCATCCGTACCCGTGAAGAGTTCGAGTGGCCGAACATCCAGTACCACTTCCTGCCGGTCGCCATTAACTACAACGGCAGCAACGGTGTGAAAGAACACGGTTTCCAGGCGCACATGGGCTCCATGCGTTCGCCAAGCCGCGGGCGCATCCAGGCCAAGTCCAAGGACCCGCGCCAGCACCCGAGCATCCTGTTCAACTACATGGCCACCGAGCAGGACTGGCAGGAATTCCGCGACGGCATTCGCCTGACCCGTGAAATCATGCAGCAACCTGCACTGGACGCTTTCCGTGGCCGCGAAATCAGCCCGGGCATCGACGTGCAATCCGATGAGCAGCTGGACAAGTTCATCCGCGAACACGCCGAAACCGCGTTCCACCCGTCCTGCTCGTGCAAGATGGGCACCGACGACATGGCCGTGGTCGATGGCGAAGGTCGCGTGCACGGCATGCAAGCTCTGCGTGTGGTCGATGCCTCGATCATGCCGATCATCACCACCGGCAACCTCAATGCACCGACGATCATGATGGCGGAGAAAATCGCCGACAAGATCCGTGGCCGCAAACCATTGCCGCGCAGCACCGCCACTTATTATGTGGCGGGTGAAGCGCCGGTGAAGGGCAAGCCTTTGCGTGAAGTGACCCAGATCGCGTAAGGCGTTATACCGCGTCACGGCCAATCGCTGGCAAGCCAGCTCCCACAGGTTTTATGTCGGCCGCAAAATTTGCGTCCAACTTGGTCACTGTGGGAGCTGGCTTGCCAGCGATGAGGCCAGACCATTCAGCACACATCGTGCCGTCAGACTCAGCAATCCACCCCTACCCCATTCCAAACTTGATCCTCCCCCCGCGCAAGCCTAATCTAGCGCCACGCAATCGTTTCACCTCTCCCCTCGCTACACCGCTTCACCGTCACTCCATACCAAGGAGGTTCCCGAATGTTCGATTTCCACCCCCAGCTCAAGCAGCGTTTTGCTGCCTTGCGCACGGGCGCTGAATTCTTTTCCCTGCGTTACGTGCGCGAGTCCGGCCAGTACCTGTCGGTACGCAAGAACGTCGCCGAACCACCGAGCCTGAGCCGTGACGAAGGGGCGATGCTGACGGTGCGGGTCAATGGTGTAGAAGCCTATGCCGCAACTAATGACCTGTCGCCACAAGGCCTGCAAGCGGCGCTGGACCGCGCCGAGCAACAAGCTCGACGACTCAAACCCCACGCCCTGCTGGATCTGCGCGCTCAGGCCGTTTCAAGTGATCGCGCCGATTACTTCTCGCCAAATCTCGATCAGCCGTTCCCGTCCCTGAGCGACTGCTATCAACTGCTCGGTGCCGAGTCCGCCGCCGTACCCAAGGATGAACGCCTGGTCAATTGGCAAGTCAGCCTCGGTATCACCCACGTCGAGCAGATCTACCTCAACAGCGCTGGTGCCGAATTGCGCCAGGCCCAACGTTTTGTCTATCCGGGCATGGACGTTACGGCCTACGACGGCAACGACAGCCAGACCCGCAGCCTTGGCCGCGAGAACTTCGGCCAGCAGGGCGGTGCCGATGTCATCAGCCGTTGCGGCCTGATCGGTGCCGGCGCGCAAGTCGCCGATCAGGCGCTGCAATTGCTGTTGGCACCAAACACTCCGCAGGGCCAGCGCGATCTGCTACTGATGCCCGACCAGATGATGTTACAGATCCACGAATCCATCGGTCATCCGCTGGAACTGGACCGCATCCTTGGCGATGAACGCAATTACGCCGGCACCAGTTTCGTCAAAGCCGAAGATTTCGGCAGCCTGCAATACGGCTCGAAATTGCTCAACGTGACCTTCGACCCGGACATCCCCGAACAGCTCGCCAGCTACGGCCATGACGACGAAGGCAGCGCCGCCAGCAAACAATTCCTGATCCGCGAAGGCCGGTTGCTGCGCCCGCTGGGTGGCGCGCTGTCGCAGTTCCGCGCGGGTATGGATGGCGTCGCCAACAGCCGCGCCTGCGGCTGGAACCGTCCGCCGATCGACCGCATGGCCAACCTCAATATCGAGCCAGGCGATCAGCCGCTGGAACAACTGATCGGCAACATCGAGCATGGCATCCTGATGAGCACCAACCGCTCGTGGTCCATCGACGATGCGCGCAACAAATTCCAGTTCGGTTGTGAATGGGGCCAGTTGATCGAAAATGGCGAGCTCAAAGGCGTGGTGAAAAATCCGAATTACCGGGCGATTTCCGCGCAGTTCTGGAAGAGCCTTAGCGCTGTTGGCGATGCGAGCACCTTCAAGGTGCTCGGCACACCGAACTGCGGCAAGGGCGAACCGAATCAGGTGATTCGCGTCGGCCATGCCTCGCCGGCCTGCGTGTTTAGCAACGTTGATGTGTTTGGGGGAGATGCCTGATGAGTCCATCGAAAGCTCAGGCCGAGTCGTTCAAGGCATTGGTCACTGGTTTGCGCGAAGCGCTGAACGAACCAGAGCAGTTCACCCTCAGCTACGCCGCCGAGTCATCGGCCTTCGTGCGCTTCAATCACGCCAAGGTGCGTCAGGCCGGACAGGTGCAGCAAGCGAGCATCGGTCTGAAGCTGATCAACGATGGTCGCCACGCCGACCTGCACATCACCCTGTCGGGCGACGCTGAAGTTGACCTTCAGCGCTTGATGGAAGGTGTGCAACAGCTGCGCGAAACGCTGCCGCTGCTGCCGCAGGACCCGTACCTGCTGCTCAACCATAACGGCTGGCAGAGCGAGAATGTGCAGGAGCATCCGCTGCCGGATACCGAACAGGTGGTCGCCGAGATTGCCAAGGCCGCCGAAGGACTGGACCTGGTCGGCTTTTACGCGGCCGGCCCCATCAGCCGCGGCTTCGCCAGCTCCTCAGGCGCATTCGGCTGGCATCAGGCCAACAGCTTCAATTTCGATTTCAGCCTGTTCCACGCAAACGGTCAGGCGGTGAAAGCCTGCTATGCCGGGCACGACTGGAGCAGCGAAGGATTTGCCAGGCGCTTCCAGCAGGCCCGAGAACAACTGGAGTATTTGGGTCGCCCATTGCGCACGCTGGCACCGGGTCAGTACCGCGCTTACCTTGCGCCGGCCGCGCTGGAAGAAATCATGGGCATGCTGTGCTGGGGCGGTTTTTCGGCGCAGTCGATTGCCAGTAAAAGCAGCCCGCTGCAAAAGCTCTACGGCGGCGACCAGTCGTTCAGCCCGCTGGTTTCGCTGGATGAAAAAGTCAGCGGTTCATTGAGCCCGGCGTTCTCCGAGGAAGGCTATCCACGCAGCGACCTTGAGTTGATTGTCCAGGGCAAGGCCGGCGCGCAACTGGTGGGCTCACGCAGCGCCGCTGAATATGGCCTGAGCGCCAACGGTGCCAGCGGCGGTGAATCGCCGAGCGCGTTGAACATGCAGGCCGGGGCATTGCCAGAGGCAGACATCCTCCAACAACTGGGGACCGGTTTGTACATCAGCAACCTGTGGTACCTGAACTACTCGGATCAACCGGCGGCACGCCTGACCGGCATGACTCGGTTTGCCACGTTCTGGGTCGAGAACGGCGAGATTCAGGCGCCGGTGAGCACCATGCGGTTTGATGACAGTGCCTTCAGCCTGCTGGGTTCGCAGCTGGAAGCGCTGACCGAGGAGCGCGAGTTGCTGCTGTCGGCGAGTACTTACAGTCAGCGGGCAACGGCATCGGCGCTCCTGCCGGGGGCCCTTGTCAGCCGATTGACCTTGACCCTGTAACACCGCAATACCCTGTAGGAGCTGGCTTGCCAGTGATCGCGGTCTTTCTGCCAACAACTATGTTGAATTTGACCGCCTCATCGCCGGCAAGCCAGCTCCTACAGTATCGGTGAAACGCTGATCTTCCCTGACAAGAGGTCCCATGCCCAACCGCCCGCCTCTCGACGCCGTTACCGCCCGCTGGATTCCCTGGGTGGTTGCCATTGCCTTCTTCATGCAGTCCCTCGACGGCACCATCCTCAACACCGCCCTGCCGGCCATGGCCCGGGACCTTGCCGAAGACCCGTTGCGCATGCAGGGCGTGATCATCGCCTACATGCTCACCGTCGCTTTGCTGATTCCCGCCTCTGGCTGGATTGCCGACCGCTTCGGCACCAAGAAAATCTTCTTCAGTGCGATCCTGCTGTTCAGTCTCGGCTCGCTGCTCTGCGCGCTATCGACCAGCCTGTCCCAGTTGATCGGTGCCCGCGTCATTCAGGGACTGGGCGGCGCATTGATGTTGCCGGTCGGGCGACTGGTGGTGCTGCGCGCCTACCCGCGCTCGGAACTGGTGCGGATCATGGGTTTCATCACCATTCCCGGCCTGCTCGGCCCGTTGATCGGCCCGACCATGGGCGGCTGGATGGTGCAGTACCTGACCTGGCACTGGATCTTCCTGATCAACCTGCCGGTGGGGTTGGTCGGCTGCTACGCCGTGTGGAGATTCATCCCGGACCTGCGCGGTTCCGAGCGCACCCGTTTCGATAGTCTGGGCTTCGTGCTGTTTGGCGCGGCGATGATTCTGATCACCATCGCCATGGAAGGCCTGGGCGAACTGCACCTGCCGCACTTGCGAGTGATGTTGCTGCTGTTCGGCGGCATGGCGTGCCTCGCCGCGTACTGGCTGCGCGCCGGGCATATCGAAAACCCATTGTTTGCGCCTTCGCTGTTCAAGACCCGGACCTTTGCCGTGGGCATTCTCGGCAACCTGTTCGCCCGCCTCGGCAGCGGTGCCCTGCCCTTTCTGGTGCCGTTGCTGCTGCAAGTGGCGCTGGGCTATTCACCGTCCCAGGCCGGGATGAGCATGTTGCCGCTGGCCGCTGCGGCGATGGTCGCCAAGTGGGTGGCGCGACCGCTGATCGAACGCCTGGGCTACCGCATCGTGCTCACCGGCAACACCCTGGCGCTGGGGATCATGCTGGCGAGCATGGGACTTGTCAGCGAGCAGACGCCATATTGGCTGCTGTTGTGTCTGCTGGCAGTGCTCGGGGCGATCAACTCCTTGCAGTTCACTGCGATGAACACCGTGACCCTGATCGACCTCGACGACGCCAGCGCCAGCAGCGGCAACAGCCTGCTGTCGGTGGTCGCGCAGTTGTCCCTGAGCCTGGGCGTTGCCTGCGCCGGTGCGCTGCTTGGCGGGTTCACGGCGGAGATTGGAAACGACGGCGTAGAGACGGTTTTGGGTGCATTCCAGCTGACCTTCGTGACCGTCGGAATCATGGCCATGCTGGCCGCGACCATCTTCTCGCAACTCTCAAAGGAAGACGGACGGCGCGTCAAGCGTCCGGAAGAGCACATCGAACCTTAGGGCGAATGGCCACCGGACTGGTACACTGCGCGACATTTTGTTTTGCAGGCCAGTCCCGTGACCACCATCGCCACCGAATTTAATACTTTGCCGCTGTCCGCCGCCATGCTGGCTAACCTCGACTCCCTCGGTTATGCCCAGATGACGCCGATCCAGGCGCAAAGCTTGCCGGTGATCCTCAAGGGGATGGACCTGATCGCCCAGGCCAAGACCGGCAGCGGCAAGACCGCTGCCTTCGGTATCGGCCTGCTGAACCCGATCAACCCGCGCTACTTCGGTTGCCAGGCACTGATCCTGTGCCCGACCCGCGAACTGGCTGATCAGGTCGCCAAGGAAATCCGTCGTCTGGCCCGCGCCGAAGACAACATCAAGGTCCTGACCCTGTGCGGCGGTGTTTCCCTCGGCCCGCAGATCGCTTCGCTGGAGCACGGCGCACACATCATCGTCGGCACCCCGGGTCGTATCCAGCAGCACCTGCGCAAGGGTTCGCTGGTCCTTCATGGCCTGAACACGCTGATCCTCGACGAAGCCGACCGCATGCTCGACATGGGTTTCTACGACTCCATCGAAGAAATCATCATGCAGGCCCCGGAGCGTCGCCAGACCCTGCTGTTCTCTGCCACCTACCCGGTAGGCATCAAGCAGCTTGCGTCAAAGTTCATGCGCAACCCGCAGCAGGTGAAGGCCGAAGCGTTCCACGACGACACGCAGATCGAGCAGCGCTTCTACGAAATCTCCCCGGACGACCGCATGAGCGCCGTGACCAAGGTCCTGGGTCACTTCCGTCCGGCGTCCTGCGTCGCCTTCTGCTACACCAAGCAGCAAGTGCAGGAAACCGTTGATCACCTGTCCTCCAAAGGCATTTCCGCCGTCGGCCTGCACGGCGATCTGGAACAGCGCGACCGCGATCAGGTGCTGGCAATGTTCGCCAACCGCAGTACTTCGGTATTGGTTGCCACCGACGTTGCTGCCCGTGGTCTGGACATCGATTCCCTGGACATGGTGATCAACGTCGAGTTGGCCCGTGATTCGGAAATCCACATCCACCGCGTCGGCCGTACCGGTCGTGCCGGTGAAAAAGGTCTCGCGATCAGCCTGGTCGCACCGTCCGAAGCACAGCGCGCACAAGCCATCGAACTGTTGCAAAAAACCCCATTGACCTGGGATCAGGTAGACAACCTTACCTCCCAGGGCGGTGGTCCGCTGCTGCCGCAGATGAGCACCCTGTGCATCGGCGCTGGCCGCAAGGACAAGGTTCGTCCGGGCGACATTCTGGGCGCCTTGACCGGTGACGCCGGCATTCCGGGCGCTCAGGTCGGCAAGATCGCGATCTTCGACTTCCAGGCTTACGTGGCCGTGGATCGCAGCGTCGCCAAGCAGGCCCTGCAGCGTTTGAACGACGGCAAGATCAAGGGCCGTTCGTTGCGCGTTCGCATCCTCTGATTCACTGTAGGAGCCGGCTTGCTGGCGATGAACGATGACGCGGTCGACCCGATGGACCGCAGCGTTTGCATCGCCGCAAGCCGGCTCCTACTGGTTTTGCGTTGGATTAAAAATTTGTGAGGACACCGTTTTGCGCTCTACCGAAGTCGTGATCATTGGCGCTGGCGCCGCAGGATTGATGTGTGCGCTGACAGCCGCTGGGCGCGGGCGCAAGGTGCTGTTGCTCGACCACGCCAACAAGGCTGGCAAGAAAATCCTGATGTCGGGTGGTGGCCGCTGTAATTTCACCAACATGTACACCGAACCGAACAATTTTCTCTCGCAGAACGCGCACTTCTGCAAATCCGCTCTGGCCCGTTACACCCAGTGGGATTTCATCGGCATGGTCGCTAAGCACGGCGTGCCTTACCACGAGAAAAAACTCGGCCAGTTGTTCTGCGATAACAAGTCCAGCGACATCCTCGAAATGCTTCTGAACGAGTGCGATCAGGTCGGCGTCAGCCTGCACCTGGACACCTCGATCCAGACCATCGAGAAGCTGGAAAAAGGCTATTTGCTGGATACGACGCTTGGTCAAGTGACGTGCGAATCCCTGGTGATCGCCACTGGCGGTCTGTCTATCCCGACCCTGGGCGCAACCGGTTTCGGTTATCAAGTGGCCAGGCAATTTGGTCACGAGCTGCTGCCGACCCGTGCCGGTCTGGTGCCGTTCACCATCACCGATCAGCTCAAGGAATTGTGCACCGAGCTGTCTGGCACGTCGGTGGATTGCCTGGTGAGCTGTAACGACCAGAGCTTCCGCGAAAATATCCTGTTCACTCACCGAGGCCTCAGCGGCCCGGCGATTCTGCAGATTTCTTCGTTCTGGGAATCCGGCGATACGGTCGAGATCAACCTGATGCCGGACCACGACGTGCCGAGCTGGTTACAACAGCAGCAGGCCGAACGCCCCAACAGCGAGCTGAAAACCCTGCTCGGTGAAATCTTCACCAAGAAGATGGCCAACCTGTTGGCGGACAACTGGTTCGTTTCCAAACCGATGAAGCAATACACCCACGCGGAAATGGCCGCCATCGCGGAAAAACTGGCAAGCTGGAAAGTCGTGCCGGCGGGCACTGAAGGCTACCGCACAGCCGAGGTGACTCTGGGTGGCGTAAACACCAATGAAGTCTCCTCCAAGACCATGGAATCGCTGAAAAGCCCTGGTTTGTACTTCATCGGCGAAGTGCTCGATGTGACCGGGCATTTGGGCGGGTTCAATTTCCAGTGGGCCTGGGCCTCGGGTTACGCGGCGGCGCAATACGCCTGACACCCAAAGCCCTGTAGGAGCTGGCTTGCCAGCGATGCGGACAACACGGTCTGCCAGACAGACCGCTTGATCATTCATCGCCAACAAGCCGGCTCCTACAAATGCCGTGTGTCACAGGGAAGGAACAAATTTTGCTGTCAGATGTGATCGGCGCCATTGCGTCGGCGTCATTAGTGGCTCAATTTAGCGTCATTGCCTCGGAAGGCCTTCGCACTTCATGTCATCGACTTCGCTCCGTCAGTCTCTGCGGCGCCTGTGGGCGCTGGATAAATTCAGCTACAGCGTGCGGGTGTTCATCGCCCTGACCGGCACCATGGCGCTGTGCTGGTATCAGGATGAAATGGGGCTATTGATCCCGTTGTTCCTGGGGATTATCGCCAGCGCCCTCGCCGAGACCGACGACAGTTGGCAGGGCCGCCTCAACGCGTTGGCGGTAACCCTGGTGTGTTTCGCCGTTGCCGCCCTGTCCGTCGAACTTCTGTTCCCCTATCCCTACCTCTTCATCATCGCTTTCGCCCTCGCCGCGTTCTGCCTGACCATGCTCGGTGCCTTGGGCGAACGCTATGGCGCGATTGCCTCGGCGACGCTGATTCTGTCGGTCTACACCATGATCGGCGTGGACCAGCGTGGCGGTGCGGTCACCGATTTCTGGCACGAGCCGGTGCTATTGGTGGCCGGCGCCGCGTGGTATGGCCTGCTGTCGGTGCTGTGGCAGGCGCTGTTTTCCAATCAACCGGTACAGCAGAGCCTGGCGCGATTGTTTCGGGAGCTGGGTTTTTACCTGAAGCTGAAATCGTCGTTGTTCGAGCCGATCCGGCAGATGGACGTGCAAGCACGACGTCTGGAACTGGCCCAGCAGAATGGCCGTGTTGTCGCCGCACTGAACGCCGCCAAGGAAATCATTCTGCACCGGGTCGGCAATGGTCGGCCGGGCTCGAAAGTCAGCCGCTACCTCAAACTCTATTTCCTCGCCCAGGACATCCACGAGCGGGCCAGTTCCTCGCACTATCCTTACAACGCCTTGGCCGAAGCGTTTTTTCACAGCGACGTGCTGTTCCGCTGTCAGCGCCTGCTGCGCCAGCAGGGC
Proteins encoded:
- a CDS encoding TldD/PmbA family protein encodes the protein MSPSKAQAESFKALVTGLREALNEPEQFTLSYAAESSAFVRFNHAKVRQAGQVQQASIGLKLINDGRHADLHITLSGDAEVDLQRLMEGVQQLRETLPLLPQDPYLLLNHNGWQSENVQEHPLPDTEQVVAEIAKAAEGLDLVGFYAAGPISRGFASSSGAFGWHQANSFNFDFSLFHANGQAVKACYAGHDWSSEGFARRFQQAREQLEYLGRPLRTLAPGQYRAYLAPAALEEIMGMLCWGGFSAQSIASKSSPLQKLYGGDQSFSPLVSLDEKVSGSLSPAFSEEGYPRSDLELIVQGKAGAQLVGSRSAAEYGLSANGASGGESPSALNMQAGALPEADILQQLGTGLYISNLWYLNYSDQPAARLTGMTRFATFWVENGEIQAPVSTMRFDDSAFSLLGSQLEALTEERELLLSASTYSQRATASALLPGALVSRLTLTL
- a CDS encoding NAD(P)/FAD-dependent oxidoreductase, with product MRSTEVVIIGAGAAGLMCALTAAGRGRKVLLLDHANKAGKKILMSGGGRCNFTNMYTEPNNFLSQNAHFCKSALARYTQWDFIGMVAKHGVPYHEKKLGQLFCDNKSSDILEMLLNECDQVGVSLHLDTSIQTIEKLEKGYLLDTTLGQVTCESLVIATGGLSIPTLGATGFGYQVARQFGHELLPTRAGLVPFTITDQLKELCTELSGTSVDCLVSCNDQSFRENILFTHRGLSGPAILQISSFWESGDTVEINLMPDHDVPSWLQQQQAERPNSELKTLLGEIFTKKMANLLADNWFVSKPMKQYTHAEMAAIAEKLASWKVVPAGTEGYRTAEVTLGGVNTNEVSSKTMESLKSPGLYFIGEVLDVTGHLGGFNFQWAWASGYAAAQYA
- the mdtD gene encoding multidrug transporter subunit MdtD, producing the protein MPNRPPLDAVTARWIPWVVAIAFFMQSLDGTILNTALPAMARDLAEDPLRMQGVIIAYMLTVALLIPASGWIADRFGTKKIFFSAILLFSLGSLLCALSTSLSQLIGARVIQGLGGALMLPVGRLVVLRAYPRSELVRIMGFITIPGLLGPLIGPTMGGWMVQYLTWHWIFLINLPVGLVGCYAVWRFIPDLRGSERTRFDSLGFVLFGAAMILITIAMEGLGELHLPHLRVMLLLFGGMACLAAYWLRAGHIENPLFAPSLFKTRTFAVGILGNLFARLGSGALPFLVPLLLQVALGYSPSQAGMSMLPLAAAAMVAKWVARPLIERLGYRIVLTGNTLALGIMLASMGLVSEQTPYWLLLCLLAVLGAINSLQFTAMNTVTLIDLDDASASSGNSLLSVVAQLSLSLGVACAGALLGGFTAEIGNDGVETVLGAFQLTFVTVGIMAMLAATIFSQLSKEDGRRVKRPEEHIEP
- a CDS encoding TldD/PmbA family protein, with translation MFDFHPQLKQRFAALRTGAEFFSLRYVRESGQYLSVRKNVAEPPSLSRDEGAMLTVRVNGVEAYAATNDLSPQGLQAALDRAEQQARRLKPHALLDLRAQAVSSDRADYFSPNLDQPFPSLSDCYQLLGAESAAVPKDERLVNWQVSLGITHVEQIYLNSAGAELRQAQRFVYPGMDVTAYDGNDSQTRSLGRENFGQQGGADVISRCGLIGAGAQVADQALQLLLAPNTPQGQRDLLLMPDQMMLQIHESIGHPLELDRILGDERNYAGTSFVKAEDFGSLQYGSKLLNVTFDPDIPEQLASYGHDDEGSAASKQFLIREGRLLRPLGGALSQFRAGMDGVANSRACGWNRPPIDRMANLNIEPGDQPLEQLIGNIEHGILMSTNRSWSIDDARNKFQFGCEWGQLIENGELKGVVKNPNYRAISAQFWKSLSAVGDASTFKVLGTPNCGKGEPNQVIRVGHASPACVFSNVDVFGGDA
- the dbpA gene encoding ATP-dependent RNA helicase DbpA, whose amino-acid sequence is MLANLDSLGYAQMTPIQAQSLPVILKGMDLIAQAKTGSGKTAAFGIGLLNPINPRYFGCQALILCPTRELADQVAKEIRRLARAEDNIKVLTLCGGVSLGPQIASLEHGAHIIVGTPGRIQQHLRKGSLVLHGLNTLILDEADRMLDMGFYDSIEEIIMQAPERRQTLLFSATYPVGIKQLASKFMRNPQQVKAEAFHDDTQIEQRFYEISPDDRMSAVTKVLGHFRPASCVAFCYTKQQVQETVDHLSSKGISAVGLHGDLEQRDRDQVLAMFANRSTSVLVATDVAARGLDIDSLDMVINVELARDSEIHIHRVGRTGRAGEKGLAISLVAPSEAQRAQAIELLQKTPLTWDQVDNLTSQGGGPLLPQMSTLCIGAGRKDKVRPGDILGALTGDAGIPGAQVGKIAIFDFQAYVAVDRSVAKQALQRLNDGKIKGRSLRVRIL
- the betA gene encoding choline dehydrogenase produces the protein MSQEFDYIIIGAGSAGNTLATRLTEDAGVTVLLLEAGGPDYRFDFRTQMPAALAFPLQGRRYNWAYETDAEPHMDGRRMECGRGKGLGGSSLINGMCYIRGNAMDYDGWAKLPGLEDWTYLDCLPYFRKAETRDIGPNDYHGGDGPVSVTTPKAGNNPLFHAMVEAGVQAGYPRTEDLNGYQQEGFGPMDRTVTPKGRRASTARGYLDVAKKRSTLTIVTHALTDKILFDGKRAVGVRYLVGDAEERVEVKARKEVLLCSGAIASPQILQRSGVGPAELLNKLDIPVVHDLPGVGENLQDHLELYLQYACTQPVSLYPSLLWYNQPAIGAEWLFNGTGIGASNQFEAGGFIRTREEFEWPNIQYHFLPVAINYNGSNGVKEHGFQAHMGSMRSPSRGRIQAKSKDPRQHPSILFNYMATEQDWQEFRDGIRLTREIMQQPALDAFRGREISPGIDVQSDEQLDKFIREHAETAFHPSCSCKMGTDDMAVVDGEGRVHGMQALRVVDASIMPIITTGNLNAPTIMMAEKIADKIRGRKPLPRSTATYYVAGEAPVKGKPLREVTQIA